Proteins from a genomic interval of Rosa chinensis cultivar Old Blush chromosome 2, RchiOBHm-V2, whole genome shotgun sequence:
- the LOC112183543 gene encoding probable F-box protein At1g44080 isoform X2 produces the protein MAATFRKQLLADWSSLPHVILSNILDKLLEPTDHVRFAAVCKEWHALATDYNHTTQRCFKVHPMLMIPSESQGKRKLYSISEQKVYNNFELPQACNSTKRCCGSSNAPGWLVAVDLLGEHQLSTTLVNVFKREVTPIRLPPLYFNAESHWFMVFSPKVILSADPIANPDNYVVVAVYDRVSRIAFIKGGQTIWTYLEVYSFFTDAIFYKRKVYAVGQWGRIKSFDVNSKPVEESLLAHGRYRFSCHAHKGYLVETTKGDLLHVRRFLKQKDVPRHYYFHYEHNEFWTESFKVYKVVFDERDESIVEQVELKSIGDEALFVGDNHSMCVLASNFPGCQPNSIYYTDDLIELGEVRLVDDGSINMDDIFSLIKLKDETISNGPSDMGIFNLEDGSITQHYSLNPWHRNIPPAIWIMPLFNGLG, from the coding sequence ATGGCTGCTACCTTCCGCAAACAACTATTGGCAGACTGGTCTAGTCTTCCTCATGTCATTCTCTCAAATATTCTGGATAAGTTGTTGGAACCAACTGACCATGTTCGTTTTGCTGCCGTTTGCAAGGAATGGCATGCTCTCGCAACAGACTATAACCACACGACCCAGCGTTGTTTTAAGGTGCATCCCATGCTTATGATCCCTTCAGAATCCCAAGGAAAGCGAAAACTATACAGCATCTCTGAGCAAAAAGTCTACAACAACTTTGAGTTACCACAAGCTTGTAATAGCACTAAGAGGTGTTGTGGCTCGAGCAATGCTCCTGGTTGGTTGGTCGCAGTAGATCTACTAGGCGAACATCAACTCAGTACAACTCTAGTGAACGTGTTCAAAAGAGAAGTGACGCCCATTCGTCTACCTCCATTGTATTTCAATGCTGAGAGTCATTGGTTCATGGTTTTCTCCCCAAAGGTTATCTTATCCGCTGATCCAATTGCGAATCCAGACAATTATGTGGTTGTGGCAGTTTATGATAGGGTTTCAAGGATCGCTTTCATAAAAGGAGGACAAACAATCTGGACTTACCTTGAGGTCTACTCCTTCTTTACTGATGCTAtattttataaaagaaaagTCTATGCGGTCGGACAATGGGGACGGATTAAATCGTTTGATGTTAATAGCAAGCCAGTAGAAGAAAGCTTACTTGCACATGGACGATATCGGTTTTCATGTCATGCGCATAAGGGGTATCTTGTGGAAACAACTAAAGGAGACTTGTTGCATGTTCGAAGATTTTTGAAACAGAAGGATGTACCACGACATTACTATTTCCATTATGAGCATAATGAGTTCTGGACCGAAAGCTTCAAGGTTTACAAGGTGGTGTTTGATGAGAGGGACGAATCCATTGTGGAGCAGGTTGAGTTAAAGAGTATTGGAGATGAGGCTTTGTTTGTTGGTGACAATCACTCGATGTGTGTTTTGGCTTCAAACTTTCCTGGGTGCCAACCAAATTCCATATACTACACGGATGACTTGATAGAACTTGGAGAAGTGCGATTAGTTGATGATGGATCAATTAATATGGATGACATCTTCAGTTTAATCAAACTAAAGGATGAAACCATCTCTAATGGACCAAGTGATATGGGCATCTTCAATTTAGAGGATGGAAGCATTACGCAACATTATTCTCTAAATCCTTGGCACAGAAACATCCCACCTGCTATCTGGATCATGCCGTTGTTTAATGGACTCGGCTAA
- the LOC112190735 gene encoding 60S ribosomal protein L31 has protein sequence MVEKTKGRKEEVVTREFTINLHKRLHGCTFKKKAPNAIKEIRKFAQKAMGTIDVRVDVKLNKQIWSRGIRSVPRRIRVRIARKRNDDEDAKEELYSLVTVAEIPADGLKGLGTKVIEEDD, from the exons ATGGTTGAGAAGACTAAGGGACGAAAGGAGGAGGTCGTCACCAGGGAGTTCACCATCAACCTCCACAAGCGCCTCCATGGCTG CACATTCAAGAAGAAGGCTCCTAATGCCATCAAAGAGATCAGGAAGTTTGCCCAGAAGGCAATGGGAACAATTGATGTCAGGGTGGATGTGAAGCTGAACAAGCAAATCTGGAGCAGAGGAATCAGGAGTGTCCCAAGAAGAATCAGGGTTCGCATTGCTCGCAAGAggaatgatgatgaagatgcaaAGGAAGAGCTATACTCCCTTGTGACTGTTGCAGAGATCCCAGCTGATGGACTGAAGGGCTTGGGCACCAAGGTCATTGAAGAGGATGATTAG
- the LOC112183545 gene encoding pre-mRNA-splicing factor ATP-dependent RNA helicase DEAH1: MESESNLKTWVSDKVMTLLGYSQPIIVQHIIAVTKQATSPASVVEMLVESGWSSTTETASFAQEIFAKVPHKASVLDQNIKKPRVFRRKRYDLVDDDEEKQEPEQEERRVKRRTCPEDEEEEDQRAREQLERNLKDKDKAATRKLTEPNPNRRRSSRNADHDIERLRTLSREGYVKKREKQILEGIRAKIEDEKKLFKHEKLTQAEKSRNKYMEDICNVVKKYEAVDDDVEVYRIPEAYDDMESGVNQKKRYSVASQRYKDGEVKKVGAHAEQVGWEDHQIGKARVSFGSKNKRREGDEYEFVFETDMVEFVKGSMGSGIKRDDQFDDDDDMEIKSNQLFELRAKTAMEKLQEERRALPMYKMRQEFLKDVKEHQIVIIVGQTGSGKTTQIPQFLHEAGYTKGGKKIGCTQPRRVAAMSVAARVSQEMGVKLGHEVGYSIRFEDCTSEKTVVKYMTDGMLLREFLVEPDLASYSVLMVDEAHERTLSTDILFGLVKDIARFRPDLKLLISSATLDAEKFSAYFDSAPIFIVPGKLHDVDVFYTKAPEADYLDAAIVSTLQIHVTEPPGDILVFLTGQEEIETMNEILKHRTRGLGTKIAELIICPIYANLPSELQAKIFEPTPEGARKVVLATNIAETSLTIDGIKYVIDPGYCKMKSYNPRSGMESLQVTPISKASAIQRAGRSGRTGPEPWDQ; the protein is encoded by the exons ATGGAGAGCGAGAGCAATCTGAAGACGTGGGTCTCCGACAAGGTAATGACCCTGCTCGGATATTCTCAACCCATAATTGTTCAGCACATCATCGCTGTTACAAAACAAGCAACCTCGCCGGCCAGCGTGGTCGAGATGCTAGTCGAATCTGGTTGGTCCTCCACCACCGAAACGGCGTCGTTCGCCCAAGAAATCTTCGCCAAAGTTCCTCATAAAGCATCTGTTCTTgaccaaaacataaaaaaaccTAGGGTTTTCCGTCGTAAAAGGTATGATCTTGTGGACGATGatgaagaaaaacaagaacCAGAGCAAGAAGAGAGAAGGGTGAAAAGACGAACTTGCCCtgaagatgaggaagaggaagatcaGAGAGCGAGGGAGCAACTGGAGAGGAATTTAAAGGACAAGGACAAAGCAGCCACAAGAAAACTGACAGAGCCAAACCCTAATCGGAGAAGATCGTCGAGGAATGCTGATCATGACATTGAACGCTTGCGAACACTTTCGAGGGAAGGGTACGTGAAGAAAAGGGAGAAACAAATATTGGAGGGGATTAGAGCCAAGATAGAAGATGAGAAGAAGTTATTCAAACATGAAAAGCTAACTCAAGCAGAGAAAAGCAGAAACAAATACATGGAGGACATATGCAATGTTGTGAAGAAGTATGAAGCTGTGGATGATGATGTCGAAGTCTACCGGATTCCAGAAGCCTATGATGACATGGAGAGTGGTGTTAATCAGAAGAAGAGATATTCTGTGGCGTCGCAGCGATACAAGGATGGAGAAGTGAAGAAGGTTGGTGCACATGCAGAGCAGGTAGGTTGGGAGGATCACCAAATTGGAAAGGCAAGGGTTAGTTTTGGTTCAAAGAATAAAAGGAGAGAAGGTGATGAGTATGAGTTTGTGTTTGAAACAGATATGGTTGAGTTTGTCAAGGGGTCAATGGGGTCAGGGATTAAGAGAGATGATCagtttgatgatgatgatgatatggaAATAAAGAGTAATCAGTTATTTGAATTGAGAGCAAAAACAGCCATGGAGAAGCTCCAGGAGGAGAGGAGAGCATTACCTATGTACAAAATGCGCCAAGAGTTTCTCAAAGATGTCAAAGAACATCAAATTGTTATTATTGTTGGCCAAACCGGTTCAGGGAAAACTACACAGATACCACAGTTTCTGCATGAGGCAGGGTACACAAAGGGTGGGAAGAAGATTGGGTGCACACAGCCACGGCGCGTTGCAGCAATGAGTGTTGCTGCCAGGGTTTCTCAAGAAATGGGTGTCAAGCTTGGGCATGAGGTAGGTTACTCTATTCGTTTCGAGGATTGCACCTCTGAGAAGACTGTTGTGAAGTACATGACAGATGGCATGTTGTTGAGGGAGTTCCTTGTTGAGCCAGATTTAGCAAGCTATAGTGTGCTGATGGTGGACGAGGCACACGAGAGAACTCTCTCGACTGATATTCTATTTGGATTGGTGAAGGACATTGCCCGGTTTAGACCTGACCTGAAACTCCTTATCTCTAGTGCTACTCTTGATGCTGAGAAATTCAGTGCTTATTTTGATTCAGCTCCAATTTTTATAGTCCCAGGAAAGCTTCATGATGTTGATGTCTTCTACACAAAAGCACCAGAAGCTGATTACTTGGATGCAGCAATTGTCAGTACACTTCAAATCCATGTGACAGAACCCCCTGGAGATATATTGGTGTTCCTTACTGgacaagaagaaattgaaaccaTGAACGAAATATTGAAGCACAGGACAAGGGGTCTAGGGACAAAAATTGCTGAGCTGATTATCTGTCCCATATATGCAAACTTGCCTAGTGAGCTGCAGGCCAAGATTTTCGAGCCTACTCCTGAAGGGGCTCGGAAAGTTGTCCTTGCCACAAACATTGCTGAAACTTCTCTGACTATCGATGGGATCAAATATGTCATTGACCCTGGTTATTGCAAGATGAAGTCCTACAATCCGAGGAGTGGGATGGAGTCATTGCAAGTCACTCCCATCTCAAAGGCGTCGGCAATTCAGAGGGCGGGTAGGTCTGGTCGAACTGGCCCTG AGCCTTGGGATCAATGA
- the LOC112191027 gene encoding zinc protease PQQL-like isoform X2 gives MEEYRGNRNATGRMQDAHWLLMMAGSKYAERLPIGLEKVIRTVSPETVKQFYQKWYHLSNMAVIAVGDFPDTESVVELIKNQFGDKSSAPERPLIPTYQVPSHEEPRYSCFIESEATGSAVIISYKTPAVELNTVRDYRDLLAESMFLYALNQRFFKIARRKDPPFFSCSSSADVLVNPLKAYMMTSSCKEKGTIQALESMLIEVARVRLHGFSEREVSIVRALLMSEIESAYLERDQMQSTSLRDEYLQHFLRNEPVIGIEYEAQLQKTLLPYLTAAEISKYAEKLQTSCSCVIKTIEPRASAIVEDLKNVVSKISALEEERIISPWDEEHIPEEIVSTKPKPGNIVQQCEYSNIGATELILSNGMRVCYKSTDFLDDQVIFTGFSYGGLSELVESEYFSCSMGPTIAGEIGVYGYRPSVLMDMLAGKRSEVSTKLGAYTRTFAGDCSPSDLETALQLVYQLFTTNVTPGEEDVKIVMQMAEEMVRNQDRDPYTAFANRVKELNYGNSYFFRPTRISDLQKVDPMKACEYFNKCFKDPSTFSMVIVGNIDPSIALPLILQYLGGIPKPSEPLMQYNRDDLTGLPFTFPRTIIREVVRSPMVEEQCSVQLCFPVELNNGTMVEDIHVVGFLSKLLETKIMQVLRFKHGQIYTVGVSVFLGGNKPSRTANVRGDISINFSCDPEISSKLVDLTLDEILRLQEEGPSAEDVSTILEIEQRAHENGIQENYYWLERILHSYQSRIYSGDVGTCFETQEEGRLKVRQSLTPRTAQLSLQSILPYPCKKQYTVVILMPRTSRFKLLDSIFRSTTSFGRDAKILAAVAGLAVLGLSLWRRSRSAR, from the exons ATGGAAGAGTACAGAGGGAATCGAAACGCTACAGGAAGGATGCAGGATGCGCATTGGCTTTTAATGATGGCTGGTTCAAAG TATGCTGAGCGTTTACCTATTGGATTAGAAAAGGTAATTCGAACTGTTTCTCCTGAGACTGTGAAGCAATTTTATCAGAAGTGGTACCATTTAAGCAATATGGCGGTGATAGCTGTAGGAGATTTCCCGGATACTGAG AGTGTAGTTGAGTTGATAAAGAATCAATTTGGGGATAAAAGTTCTGCACCTGAGCGTCCACTTATACCAACATATCAAGTTCCATCTCATGAAGAGCCACGTTATTcttgtttcattgaatctgagGCAACTGGG TCTGCAGTGATTATTAGCTATAAGACTCCAGCTGTTGAGCTGAATACAGTGAGGGACTATAGGGATTTACTGGCAGAATCAATGTTCCTTTATGCTCTAAACCAGAGGTTCTTTAAAATAGCTCGTAGAAAAGATCCACCCTTTTTCTCATGCTCAAGTTCCGCAGATGTTCTAGTTAATCCCTTGAAGGCTTATATGATGACCTCATCTTGTAAAGAAAAGGGAACAATTCAGGCCCTAGAGTCGATGCTGATTGAG GTTGCCAGGGTACGGCTACATGGGTTTTCAGAACGGGAAGTGTCTATAGTTCGAGCTTTACTGATGTCAGAGATTGAATCTGCATATTTGGAACGCGATCAAATGCAGTCAACTAGCTTGCGAGATGAATATTTACAG CATTTTCTCCGTAATGAACCTGTTATTGGGATTGAGTATGAGGCTCAACTCCAGAAGACCCTTCTACCTT ATTTAACAGCAGCAGAGATATCCAAATATGCTGAGAAGTTACAAACATCATGCAGCTGTGTCATTAAGACAATTGAACCACGAGCTTCTGCAATAGTAGAAGATTTGAAAAATGTTGTCTCTAAAATCAGTGCTCTTGAGGAAGAAAGAATCATTTCTCCATGGGATGAAGAACATATTCCAGAAGAAATTGTTAGCACAAAGCCTAAACCAGG GAATATTGTGCAGCAATGTGAATATTCAAATATTGGAGCTACTGAATTGATTCTATCGAATGGCATGAGAGTTTGCTATAAGAGTACAGACTTTCTTGATGATCAG GTTATCTTTACAGGGTTCTCATATGGGGGTTTATCCGAACTTGTTGAAAGTGAGTACTTTTCTTGCTCGATGGGGCCAACTATTGCAGGAGAAATTGGGGTATATGGTTATAGACCTTCAGTTCTAATGGATATGCTTGCGGGTAAGAGGTCCGAAGTCAGCACAAAGCTTGGAGCATACACGAGAACCTTTGCTGGTGATTGTTCACCCTCAGACTTAGAAACTGCCTTGCAG CTTGTGTATCAACTATTTACCACAAATGTAACACCAGGAGAAGAAGATGTCAAAATAGTGATGCAAATGGCAGAAGAAATGGTCCGTAATCAAGACAGGGATCCTTATACTGCATTTGCAAATCGTGTGAAGGAGCTGAActatggaaactcctatttctTTAGG CCTACCAGAATAAGTGATCTTCAGAAAGTTGATCCAATGAAAGCTTGTGAATATTTCAACAAATGTTTCAAGGATCCATCAACCTTCTCTATGGTCATTGTTGGGAATATTGATCCTTCTATAGCACTTCCTTTAATATTACAGTATTTG GGCGGAATACCAAAGCCTTCTGAACCTCTCATGCAATATAACCGCGATGACCTCACAGGACTGCCATTCACTTTTCCTAGAACCATAATAAG AGAAGTGGTGCGCAGCCCTATGGTGGAAGAACAATGTTCTGTCCAGCTTTGCTTTCCTGTGGAGCTGAATAATGGAACCATG GTAGAAGATATTCACGTTGTTGGTTTCCTGAGCAAACTTCTTGAAACGAAAATAATGCAAGTTCTCCGGTTCAAGCATGGACAG ATCTACACTGTGGGTGTTTCAGTATTTCTTGGCGGTAATAAGCCTTCCAGAACTGCTAATGTTCGTGGAGATATAAGCATAAATTTTTCTTGTGATCCAGAAATTTCATCAAAGCTG GTCGACCTTACTTTGGATGAAATATTACGTCTTCAAGAGGAAGGGCCTTCGGCTGAGGATGTCTCAACCATCCTTGAAATTGAGCAAAGAGCCCATGAAAATGGGATTCAG GAAAATTACTACTGGCTGGAGAGGATTTTACACAGCTACCAGTCAAGGATTTACTCTGGCGATGTTGGCACTTGTTTTGAG ACTCAAGAGGAAGGTCGGTTAAAAGTTAGACAATCTCTGACCCCAAGAACTGCGCAGTTATCATTACAAAGCATACTACCTTATCCTTGCAAAAAACAGTACACTGTAGTAATCTTAATGCCCCGTACTTCTCGGTTTAAGTTACTAGATTCAATCTTTCGATCTACGACCAGTTTTGGTAGAGATGCTAAG ATTTTAGCCGCAGTTGCTGGTCTCGCAGTTTTGGGTCTTAGCTTGTGGAGACGTTCACGAAGTGCGCGCTAA
- the LOC112183543 gene encoding probable F-box protein At1g44080 isoform X1 has translation MNMAATFRKQLLADWSSLPHVILSNILDKLLEPTDHVRFAAVCKEWHALATDYNHTTQRCFKVHPMLMIPSESQGKRKLYSISEQKVYNNFELPQACNSTKRCCGSSNAPGWLVAVDLLGEHQLSTTLVNVFKREVTPIRLPPLYFNAESHWFMVFSPKVILSADPIANPDNYVVVAVYDRVSRIAFIKGGQTIWTYLEVYSFFTDAIFYKRKVYAVGQWGRIKSFDVNSKPVEESLLAHGRYRFSCHAHKGYLVETTKGDLLHVRRFLKQKDVPRHYYFHYEHNEFWTESFKVYKVVFDERDESIVEQVELKSIGDEALFVGDNHSMCVLASNFPGCQPNSIYYTDDLIELGEVRLVDDGSINMDDIFSLIKLKDETISNGPSDMGIFNLEDGSITQHYSLNPWHRNIPPAIWIMPLFNGLG, from the exons AT GAACATGGCTGCTACCTTCCGCAAACAACTATTGGCAGACTGGTCTAGTCTTCCTCATGTCATTCTCTCAAATATTCTGGATAAGTTGTTGGAACCAACTGACCATGTTCGTTTTGCTGCCGTTTGCAAGGAATGGCATGCTCTCGCAACAGACTATAACCACACGACCCAGCGTTGTTTTAAGGTGCATCCCATGCTTATGATCCCTTCAGAATCCCAAGGAAAGCGAAAACTATACAGCATCTCTGAGCAAAAAGTCTACAACAACTTTGAGTTACCACAAGCTTGTAATAGCACTAAGAGGTGTTGTGGCTCGAGCAATGCTCCTGGTTGGTTGGTCGCAGTAGATCTACTAGGCGAACATCAACTCAGTACAACTCTAGTGAACGTGTTCAAAAGAGAAGTGACGCCCATTCGTCTACCTCCATTGTATTTCAATGCTGAGAGTCATTGGTTCATGGTTTTCTCCCCAAAGGTTATCTTATCCGCTGATCCAATTGCGAATCCAGACAATTATGTGGTTGTGGCAGTTTATGATAGGGTTTCAAGGATCGCTTTCATAAAAGGAGGACAAACAATCTGGACTTACCTTGAGGTCTACTCCTTCTTTACTGATGCTAtattttataaaagaaaagTCTATGCGGTCGGACAATGGGGACGGATTAAATCGTTTGATGTTAATAGCAAGCCAGTAGAAGAAAGCTTACTTGCACATGGACGATATCGGTTTTCATGTCATGCGCATAAGGGGTATCTTGTGGAAACAACTAAAGGAGACTTGTTGCATGTTCGAAGATTTTTGAAACAGAAGGATGTACCACGACATTACTATTTCCATTATGAGCATAATGAGTTCTGGACCGAAAGCTTCAAGGTTTACAAGGTGGTGTTTGATGAGAGGGACGAATCCATTGTGGAGCAGGTTGAGTTAAAGAGTATTGGAGATGAGGCTTTGTTTGTTGGTGACAATCACTCGATGTGTGTTTTGGCTTCAAACTTTCCTGGGTGCCAACCAAATTCCATATACTACACGGATGACTTGATAGAACTTGGAGAAGTGCGATTAGTTGATGATGGATCAATTAATATGGATGACATCTTCAGTTTAATCAAACTAAAGGATGAAACCATCTCTAATGGACCAAGTGATATGGGCATCTTCAATTTAGAGGATGGAAGCATTACGCAACATTATTCTCTAAATCCTTGGCACAGAAACATCCCACCTGCTATCTGGATCATGCCGTTGTTTAATGGACTCGGCTAA
- the LOC112191027 gene encoding zinc protease PQQL-like isoform X1, whose product MDLFPGGSSNMVKKTGFRSLKLVNIEMDQVLGDKPVGVDYGRLDNGLSYYVRCNSKPKMRAALALAVKVGSVLEEEEERGVAHIVEHLAFSATQKYTNHDIVRFLESIGAEFGACQNAVTSADDTVYELFVPVDKHELLSEAISVLAEFSSEIRVSKDDVERERGAVMEEYRGNRNATGRMQDAHWLLMMAGSKYAERLPIGLEKVIRTVSPETVKQFYQKWYHLSNMAVIAVGDFPDTESVVELIKNQFGDKSSAPERPLIPTYQVPSHEEPRYSCFIESEATGSAVIISYKTPAVELNTVRDYRDLLAESMFLYALNQRFFKIARRKDPPFFSCSSSADVLVNPLKAYMMTSSCKEKGTIQALESMLIEVARVRLHGFSEREVSIVRALLMSEIESAYLERDQMQSTSLRDEYLQHFLRNEPVIGIEYEAQLQKTLLPYLTAAEISKYAEKLQTSCSCVIKTIEPRASAIVEDLKNVVSKISALEEERIISPWDEEHIPEEIVSTKPKPGNIVQQCEYSNIGATELILSNGMRVCYKSTDFLDDQVIFTGFSYGGLSELVESEYFSCSMGPTIAGEIGVYGYRPSVLMDMLAGKRSEVSTKLGAYTRTFAGDCSPSDLETALQLVYQLFTTNVTPGEEDVKIVMQMAEEMVRNQDRDPYTAFANRVKELNYGNSYFFRPTRISDLQKVDPMKACEYFNKCFKDPSTFSMVIVGNIDPSIALPLILQYLGGIPKPSEPLMQYNRDDLTGLPFTFPRTIIREVVRSPMVEEQCSVQLCFPVELNNGTMVEDIHVVGFLSKLLETKIMQVLRFKHGQIYTVGVSVFLGGNKPSRTANVRGDISINFSCDPEISSKLVDLTLDEILRLQEEGPSAEDVSTILEIEQRAHENGIQENYYWLERILHSYQSRIYSGDVGTCFETQEEGRLKVRQSLTPRTAQLSLQSILPYPCKKQYTVVILMPRTSRFKLLDSIFRSTTSFGRDAKILAAVAGLAVLGLSLWRRSRSAR is encoded by the exons ATGGATTTATTTCCGGGGGGGAGTTCAAACATGGTAAAGAAAACCGGGTTCAGGTCACTGAAGCTGGTGAACATAGAGATGGACCAAGTTCTGGGAGACAAGCCCGTCGGAGTTGACTATGGCAGGCTTGATAATGGTCTCTCTTACTATGTTCGTTGCAATTCTAAGCCCAAAATGAGAGCAGCTCTTGCCCTTGCTGTTAAAGTCGG GTCAGTtttggaagaggaggaagaacgagGAGTTGCCCACATTGTTGAGCATCTTGCTTTCAGTGCTACTCAGAAGTACACAAATCATGATATAGTCAGATTTCTTGAAAGTATTGGGGCAGAATTTGGCGCTTGCCAGAATGCAGTGACATCGGCTGATGACactgtttatgagttatttgtTCCTGTTGACAAGCATGAACTATTATCTGAGGCCATTTCTGTCTTGGCGGAATTCAGTTCTGAG ATTCGTGTCTCAAAAGACGATGTGGAAAGAGAAAGAGGCGCTGTTATGGAAGAGTACAGAGGGAATCGAAACGCTACAGGAAGGATGCAGGATGCGCATTGGCTTTTAATGATGGCTGGTTCAAAG TATGCTGAGCGTTTACCTATTGGATTAGAAAAGGTAATTCGAACTGTTTCTCCTGAGACTGTGAAGCAATTTTATCAGAAGTGGTACCATTTAAGCAATATGGCGGTGATAGCTGTAGGAGATTTCCCGGATACTGAG AGTGTAGTTGAGTTGATAAAGAATCAATTTGGGGATAAAAGTTCTGCACCTGAGCGTCCACTTATACCAACATATCAAGTTCCATCTCATGAAGAGCCACGTTATTcttgtttcattgaatctgagGCAACTGGG TCTGCAGTGATTATTAGCTATAAGACTCCAGCTGTTGAGCTGAATACAGTGAGGGACTATAGGGATTTACTGGCAGAATCAATGTTCCTTTATGCTCTAAACCAGAGGTTCTTTAAAATAGCTCGTAGAAAAGATCCACCCTTTTTCTCATGCTCAAGTTCCGCAGATGTTCTAGTTAATCCCTTGAAGGCTTATATGATGACCTCATCTTGTAAAGAAAAGGGAACAATTCAGGCCCTAGAGTCGATGCTGATTGAG GTTGCCAGGGTACGGCTACATGGGTTTTCAGAACGGGAAGTGTCTATAGTTCGAGCTTTACTGATGTCAGAGATTGAATCTGCATATTTGGAACGCGATCAAATGCAGTCAACTAGCTTGCGAGATGAATATTTACAG CATTTTCTCCGTAATGAACCTGTTATTGGGATTGAGTATGAGGCTCAACTCCAGAAGACCCTTCTACCTT ATTTAACAGCAGCAGAGATATCCAAATATGCTGAGAAGTTACAAACATCATGCAGCTGTGTCATTAAGACAATTGAACCACGAGCTTCTGCAATAGTAGAAGATTTGAAAAATGTTGTCTCTAAAATCAGTGCTCTTGAGGAAGAAAGAATCATTTCTCCATGGGATGAAGAACATATTCCAGAAGAAATTGTTAGCACAAAGCCTAAACCAGG GAATATTGTGCAGCAATGTGAATATTCAAATATTGGAGCTACTGAATTGATTCTATCGAATGGCATGAGAGTTTGCTATAAGAGTACAGACTTTCTTGATGATCAG GTTATCTTTACAGGGTTCTCATATGGGGGTTTATCCGAACTTGTTGAAAGTGAGTACTTTTCTTGCTCGATGGGGCCAACTATTGCAGGAGAAATTGGGGTATATGGTTATAGACCTTCAGTTCTAATGGATATGCTTGCGGGTAAGAGGTCCGAAGTCAGCACAAAGCTTGGAGCATACACGAGAACCTTTGCTGGTGATTGTTCACCCTCAGACTTAGAAACTGCCTTGCAG CTTGTGTATCAACTATTTACCACAAATGTAACACCAGGAGAAGAAGATGTCAAAATAGTGATGCAAATGGCAGAAGAAATGGTCCGTAATCAAGACAGGGATCCTTATACTGCATTTGCAAATCGTGTGAAGGAGCTGAActatggaaactcctatttctTTAGG CCTACCAGAATAAGTGATCTTCAGAAAGTTGATCCAATGAAAGCTTGTGAATATTTCAACAAATGTTTCAAGGATCCATCAACCTTCTCTATGGTCATTGTTGGGAATATTGATCCTTCTATAGCACTTCCTTTAATATTACAGTATTTG GGCGGAATACCAAAGCCTTCTGAACCTCTCATGCAATATAACCGCGATGACCTCACAGGACTGCCATTCACTTTTCCTAGAACCATAATAAG AGAAGTGGTGCGCAGCCCTATGGTGGAAGAACAATGTTCTGTCCAGCTTTGCTTTCCTGTGGAGCTGAATAATGGAACCATG GTAGAAGATATTCACGTTGTTGGTTTCCTGAGCAAACTTCTTGAAACGAAAATAATGCAAGTTCTCCGGTTCAAGCATGGACAG ATCTACACTGTGGGTGTTTCAGTATTTCTTGGCGGTAATAAGCCTTCCAGAACTGCTAATGTTCGTGGAGATATAAGCATAAATTTTTCTTGTGATCCAGAAATTTCATCAAAGCTG GTCGACCTTACTTTGGATGAAATATTACGTCTTCAAGAGGAAGGGCCTTCGGCTGAGGATGTCTCAACCATCCTTGAAATTGAGCAAAGAGCCCATGAAAATGGGATTCAG GAAAATTACTACTGGCTGGAGAGGATTTTACACAGCTACCAGTCAAGGATTTACTCTGGCGATGTTGGCACTTGTTTTGAG ACTCAAGAGGAAGGTCGGTTAAAAGTTAGACAATCTCTGACCCCAAGAACTGCGCAGTTATCATTACAAAGCATACTACCTTATCCTTGCAAAAAACAGTACACTGTAGTAATCTTAATGCCCCGTACTTCTCGGTTTAAGTTACTAGATTCAATCTTTCGATCTACGACCAGTTTTGGTAGAGATGCTAAG ATTTTAGCCGCAGTTGCTGGTCTCGCAGTTTTGGGTCTTAGCTTGTGGAGACGTTCACGAAGTGCGCGCTAA